DNA from Halogeometricum sp. S1BR25-6:
CCACCCGCCGTCCTTCTTGGAGGGACCGTTGCCGGTGAGGAGGACGCACCCGACGTCAGCGCGCTTGCGGGCGTGGTCGAGGGCCGCGTACAGTTCGTCGACCGTACCCGGGCGGAACGCGTTGCGCTTCTCCGGCCGGTCGAAGGCGATGCGGACGGCGGGGACGTCCGCCGCCTCGTGGTAGGTGATGTCCTCGAACTCCGCGGAACCGTCGACCGGTTCCCAGCGGTCGGCGTCGAAAATCTCAGAGACCATACCGACGAGGCGGCCGGTGCGCGCAAAAAGATTCGCGTACCAGCTTTTGCGCTGTCGTCCGAAAGGCGCGAAGCGCCTTCCGTGATGACGAGACGCGCGAAGCGCGTCTCGAACCACGGGCTGCCTTGGGCAACCCTCGACAAAATCTTGACCAAAAGCCTCGTCGCTCCCGTCGGTCGCTTCTCGGCCCGCTCGCTCACTGCGTTCGCTCGCGGTGTCGTGAGACTCAGAGCCGACGCGCCGATTCGACGCCGTTCGCGACGAACGGGAACGTCAGGACGGCGACGGTGGCGACGGCGGCGCCGGCGACGATGGCGAGGGCGAGACTGGACGGCGTCGACGCGAACAGGTCCGTCCCGACGACGGCGTAGACGGCGGCGACGTAGGCGAGGTTGTACCAGACCGTCCGGACGCCGACGTAGAACAGCGAGAACGGCGGCCACCCGGGTCCGAACGTGAGACTCCCGTTTCGGTAGGCGGCGACGCCGAACGACAGGGCGACGGCCGCGCCCAGCGCCGCCGAGGACGTGAGGAGTCCCCCGGAGAAGGCGGCGCCGACGAGGACCGGCAGTCCGAGCACCGTCGCCTCGGCGGTGCCGTCGAACAGGTTCTCCAGCCACCGGCCGAGTTCGTCGTTCTCCTCGCGCGCGCGGACCTGCCTCGCCTCCGTCTCGGGGTCGGTGGCACCTCGTGACATATCACGTAGGTCGATGCGAGGGATGAAAAACGCACCGTCGCGGTCAGTGGTGAACGGTCGCGGCAGCCACTTACCGGACGTTCCGCCTCACTCGCGCAGTTCGTCGAGGACTCGCTCTCGAATCCCCTTGCGAACGTCGTGGCTCTCCTCGGCGTCGGTGGTGACCTCGATGACGTGCGACCCCTCGCTCGTCGTCGCCGTCTCGTACGCCTCGCGGAAGCCAGCCCGGTCGTCGGCCTCGACGCGGGTGAACGAGAGGCCGTAGAGGTCGGCGCTCGGTTCGAAGTCGAGGCCGTGCGGCGTCTTGAACTGCGAGGTGAACGGCGGGTCGAACTGCTCGATGGGGAGCATGTGGAAGATGCCGCCGCCGTCGTTGTTGACGACGACGACGGTGGCGTCCACGTCCGAGCGGCCGATAGCCAGGAGACCGTTCATGTCGTGGTAGTAGGCGATGTCGCCGGTGACGAGCGTCAGGTCGTCCGTCGTCGCCGACCCGGCGCCGAGGGCCGTCGAGACGATGCCGTCGATGCCGGAGGCGCCGCGGTTGCCGAGGGCGGTGAGGCTCTTGGTGGACGGCGCGGCGAAGCGGTCGGCGTCGCGGACGGGCATGGAGTTCGAGACGAATATCGTGGCGGGGTCGGGGGCGAGTTCGAAGACGTCCGCGAGGACGCGTCCCTCGAACGCCTCGGACTCGGCGGCGTCGGCGACGACCGACTCGTGGGTCGCGTCGGCGTCCTCCCAGCGCCGCCGCCACTCGGGGGAACCGGGACCGGCGAGCAGTCGGGAGAGCCGACCCATCAGACGTGAGGGGTCGGCGACGACGAGGTCCGTCGACGTGAACTCCGCCTCGCGCCACCCGGCGGCGGGGTCGACCACGAGTTGCTCGGCGTCAACGCGGGCGAGGTACTTCCGGAGCGGTTTCGACGTGGGCGAGGCCCCGACGCGGAACACCACGTCCGGATCGGGCCACGACTCGGTCACCGAGGGGTCGAGGAAGCCGTCGTAGCCGCCGATGACGGGCGCGACGCGGACGTGGCCGCCGAAGCGGGCGCCCGAGAGCGGGTCGGCGAGTATCGGAAAGTCCGTCGCGTGCGCGAACGCCGCCAGCGCCTCGCGTTCGACGCCCGGGGCGTCCGCGGGGCCGGCGACGACGAGGCCGCGGGGTTCGGAGAGTCGGTCCGCGACGTCGCGGAGCGTGTCGTCGTCGAGTTCGGGGACGCCCTCGGTCGTCGAGACGAACGGTCCGTCGCGCCCGGACTCGGCGAGTTCGGGCAGGTCGTCGGGCACGTCACCCTCCACCTCGACGGGTTCCAGCGGCTTTCTGAAGGGAAGATTGAGGTGGACCGGTCCGGCGGGCGTCCCCGTCGCCTTCGCGAGCGCTCTGGCCGCCGTCGTCCGGAGCGACCGGAGTTTCCGTGGCGTCGCCTCGGGTTCGGCGACGTCCTTGTACCAGCGGACCGCGTCGCCGTAGAGCTTCTCCTGGTCGATGGTCTGGTTCGCCCCGGAGTCGCGTATCTCGGGCGGGCGGTCGGCCGTGAGGACGAGCAGCGGCACCCGCGACTGCGACGCCTCGACGACGGCGGGGTGGAAGTTCGCCGCGGCGGTGCCGGACGTGCAGACGAGGGGCGTCACCTCGCCCGTGCGGCGCGCGCGCCCGAGGGCGAAGAACGCCGAGGAGCGCTCGTCGAGGTGCGAGAAGACGTGGACGTCGTCGTGGTCGGCGAACGCTTCGGTCAGGGGCGTCGAACGGCTTCCGGGCGTGATGCAGACGGCGTCGACGCCGGCGGCGGCGAGTTCGTCGACCAAGGCGTGCGCCCAGAGGACGTTTCGGTTTGGTGCGGTCATGGTTGTAGTTGTGTGAGAGGGTGAGAATCAGCGAGAGCGTTCCAGTTCGTCGAGGAGGGCGCGGTACTTCAGTTGGACCTCGTCCCACTCCCGGTCGGGGTCCGAATCTTCGACGACGCCGACGCCGGCGAACAGCGTCGCCACGTCGCCGCGGGCGACGGCCGAGCGGAGGGCGACGGCGAACGTGCCGTACCCGGCGGCGTCGATCCAGCCGACGGGCGCGGCGTACCAGCCCCGGTCGAACGGTTCGGTGTCGCGGATGGTCTCTAAGGCCGTCTCGGGCGGCAGGCCGCCGACGGCGGGCGTCGGGTGGAGCGCCTCGACGAGCGAGAGGACGTGCTCGTTCTCCGAGAGCGTCGCTGTCACGGGCGTCCAGAGGTGCTGGACGGTCGCGAGGCGCTTGACGCGACGCTCGGGGGCGTTCACCGACGAGGCGAACGGGGCGAGTTGTTCGCGGACCGTCTCGGCGACGAGTTCGTGTTCGTGGACGTTCTTCTCGTCGTCTAAGAGCTCCTGCGCCAGCCACTCGTCCTCGGCGGGCGTCTCCCCGCGGCCGGTCGTCCCGGCCAGCGCGTCCGTCTCGACGGTCCGACCGCGGAGACTGACGAGTCGCTCCGGGGTCGCCCCGAAGAACGAGGGTCGCGGACGACCGGACTCGGGTTCGGGGTCGGGTTCGACGAGGAACCGGTAGCACTCGGGGTAGGCGCCGCCGAGGCGTTCCAGCACGTCCGGAACCGAGAGCGGGGTCTCCAGGTCCACTTCGAGCGCCTGTGCGAGCACCACTTTCAGCAGGTCGCCCGCGTGGATGCGGTCGACGGCGGCCTCGACGCTCGCGTTCCAGTCGTCTCGGGCCGTGGTCCGCCGGCGGTCGACGACGCCCGGCGGGTCGGCGACGGGACCCGGGTCCGGGAGCGACGCGAGTCGCTCGCGCTCGCGGTCGAGGCGCTCCTCGACCGCGTCGGCGTCGGCGTCAGGACCGACAGCGTTGACCGTGAGCCACGCGTCGTCGCCGGCCTCGTCGGTGTACGTCACCTGCACGCGCGGGAAGACGAAGCGGGCGCCGGGGAAGTCCTCCCACGGCGGTCCGTGCGCGCTGTCGGCGTGGAACGCGAACCCGCCGAACAGGCGGGGCCGGGCGGCCTCGGTGCCGGCGTGGACGTCGCCCGAGGAGAACAGTTCTTCCGCGGCCTCACGTACCCGGTCGAACCGGTGCGGGCCGTCGGCGGTCACCGTCGCGGCGGCGCCCTCCCCGACCACCGTCGCTTCGTCGGGCGCCGACCAGACGGTCCGCGGCGCTTCGGCGGCGTCGAGGACGGCGCGAAACGGCGGTGCCGACACGGGGACCGACCTACTGACGAGGTGCGTCTCCGCCTCGTCGGTCCGCAGCGATGCCATTTGCTGAACCTGAGGAGGCCACAGCCTTTTACCTGACTATCCCGGCGCGGCGCGCTGTTTTCGCCGCCGTTAGCTGTACCGCTCCTCGTTCCACGGGTTCGCCGTGTTCGAGTAGCCCCGCTTCTCCCAGTAGCCGCGTTCGGCCTCGGTGAGGAACTCCACGCCGGAGACCCACTTCGCGCCCTTGTAGGCGTACTTGTGCGGGGTGACGACGCGGAGGGGGCCGCCGTGGTCGGCGGGGAGGGGGTCGCCGTCGTAGTCGTAGACGAACATCACTTCCTCGCGCATGCAGTCTTCGAGGGGAAGGTTCGTCGTGTAGCCGTCCAGCGCGTGGAACATGACGTGCTCCGCATCGTCGCGCACGCCGGCCGCCTCGGCCAGCGTCGGGAACGTGACGCCCGTGAACTCGCAGTCGAACTTCGACCATCCGGTGACGCAGTGGAAGTCCTGCACCTGCGTCTCCGACGGCAGGTTGCGGAACTCCTCGTAGGAGAAGGAGAGTCCCTCCTCGACGGCACCCCACACCTCGAACGCCCAGTCGTCGCGGTTCCACGACGGCGTGCCGCTCTTCGATAGCACCGGAAAGCGCGACGTCTCCCGCTGACCCGGCGGGAGCCTGTCGTCCCCGAACTCCTCGTAGAGGCCCGTCACGTCCTGACTCATACCCGACCGTTCGCCGCGGCGCACCTAACGGTGACGACTCCGGCGGGGGAGACGCCCTCGGCGGCGCCGCGGAGTCGGACGACTGTTCCGACTCGCCAACTTCGTTTGTGGGCGAAAGAAGGGATTCCCACGAAAGCCGGCACAGATATTGGCGTTCGGGGAAAAGCTGGGCGCAGGACTTAAATAAGCCGACTCCAAACCCCCGGGCGTTCAGATGCCGAAAGTCAACATCAGCGTACCCGAGCACCTCGAGATGCAGATCGCACAGCTCGTCGAACAGGGTGAGTTCATGAGCCGCGAAGAAGCCATCGAGGAGCTCCTCTCGACGGGTATTCGCGCGTTCAAGACGAGCGGTCCGATGGACGAGGACGACCACCTCGAAGACGACGGAATGATGGGACACGAAGACGAGTACGTCTTCTAGCCGCAGCGTGTCATCGAAACCCAATAACCCTTAAATCGACCTCTCACGTACCCGAGACCATGCACAAGGACGAACTTCTCGAACTTCACGAGCAGATGGTGATAATCAAGGACCACTTCGCCGGTCGCGAGAACGTGGACGACGGACTGTTCGAACCGTACGACCAACTCGCCGTCGAGCCCTCGCACGTCCACAAATCCAAGAGTGAGCACAAACACGCCGTCTTCGTCCTCGGTAACGCCCTCGCGGCGGCGATGAGCGAAGACGAGTTCTCCAACGCCGGCCGGGTCGGCAAGCGGATGGAGGAACTCGCCGAGGACGCCGAATCGAAGCTCTGAGTTCGGATTTTTGCCGTGTCTCGACCGACGCCCAACCGCCGAGAGCGTCGCATAGCCGTCGCGCCGTTCGGGGGAGCGCCCGCGCCTGCGAGAGGTTCTTAACCGCGCCGACGAATGACCGGGGTGATGGACGTTTCGGGATGGCTAGTCGTTCAGCGCGCGGGGGTCGTCGTCGCGTTCGTGCTCGCCGCGGCCGCCGTCGTCGCCGCGGACCGACCGTCGGGACGGTGGGGAGCGGCGCTCCGGCGCCGGTTCGTCCTCGGGGTGCCGTGGGGCAGTCTCCTCACCCTCCTCGGCGTCCTCGCCGTCTACCTGTTCGTGCAAGGTGGGCTGAGCCACTGGTACAACCCCCTCACGATCCCGTTTCGGGCATGGTCGTACTTCTACCCGCTCGGCGTGGTCACCGCCGGGTTCGCGCACAGCGGCCCCGGCCACCTGCTCGGCAACCTCGTCGGCGCGGCCGCGTTCGCGCCCATCGCCGAGTACGCGTGGGGGCACTTCCCCCGCGAACGGGGAGCGACGTCGTTCGGGTCGTGGCGGACGAATCCATACGTCCGCGCGTTCGTCGTCTTCCCCGCCGTCGTCTTCGTCGTCGGCGTCTGCACCGCCGCGTTCGCCATCGGTCCCATTATCGGTTTCTCGGGCGTCGTCTTCGCCTTCGCGGGGTTCGCGCTCGTCAACTACCCGTTCGGCACCGTCGTCGCCCTCGCGGTCGGCAGCGTCGTCCGCACCGTCTACGCGGCGATGCAGACGCCGCAACTCACCGCCGGCGGCCGCCCCGCCTATATCACGCCGTGGTGGGCGGACATCGCGATTCAGGGGCACGCGTTCGGCCTCTTCGTCGGCGTCCTCCTCGGGGCAGCGCTCGTCCGGACACGACCGAAGGACGCCCGGCCCTCGGCGCTCAGACTGTGGACGGCGACGGTCGTCTTCGGCGTCCAGCAGTCGCTGTGGGCGGTGTACTGGTACCGCGGCGGCGACACCTACGTTCTCTACCGCGCCGTCGGCGTCGGCCTCGTCGCGGTGATGGCCGTCGTCGTCACCTACACCGTCGTCGGGTCGGACCGGCCCGTCCTCGAAGGCGTCTTCGAGGGGGCGTTCGCGCACCGCCGCTGGCAGGCGGGCGCCGCCTGTCTCCTCCTCGTCACGGGGGCCATGACCGGACCGGCCGTCGTCGCCAACCTCTACACCGCCGGCGACGACGAGTTGCCGGGCGAGGAGGTTGTCGTCCGCGACTACGAGGTGACGTACGCCGAGGGCGTGACGAACGGGATGACCGCCGCCGTCGACGTGAGCGCGTTCGGCGAGACGACGGCGGTGAACACCTCCGGCGTCGTCGTCAGAAGCGAGGAACGCGGCATCTGGACGACCGCGGTGACGAAGGGGCGGTTGGCGTTCGGCGGACGGGCCGCCGTCGTCGTCGGCGGCGTCGGATGGCGGGAGACGGTGCACGCCGTCCGCGACGGGTGGGTGACCACGGGCGGCAACACCACCTACCGCGTCCTCCTCGTCCGCGACGGGAGCGCACGCGTCGCCTACACCGCCGACCCGGCGAGGGCCGGTCCGGTCGTCGGCGGGCGGAACATCAGCGTCGAGGCGGCCCCGCAGGGGTACTATCTGCGCGTGAATCGGGAGAACGAGACGGTGGCGGCTCGCCTCCCCCAAACAAACCAGTCGGTGACGCTCGACGGACTGACGTTCACCAGAGAGAAGCGGAAACTGTTCGTCGAGTACGGTGAGAACGGCGAGACGCGACTGCAGATAGCCAAGCGGGAGACGTACAAGTAGTCACTCCCACTCGATGCGGTACACCTCGGTGGCGATGTCCTTCGTCTCCGCGTCGTGGAAGTCGAACTGCCGGTCGAGGCTGAACGTCGCGCGGAAGGCGTGGGTCACCTCGCCGCCCTCGTCGGCGGCGAACGCCTCGACGAACTCCTCGGACCCCTCGTTGTGCACCGAGTAGGAGACGTCCGCGAGTTTCGACGCCGTCTCCAGAAACGCCCGGTCGACGTGTTCGCGACCGCGCTGAGCGCCGAAGGGCGGGTTCATCAGCACCGTCACGGGTTCGTCGATACACAGAGGGGCGCGCGTGGCGTCGCCGCGGACCCAGTGGATGGGCGTCGTCGTGCCGACGCGGACGCGGTTCTCGCGGGCGGTGTCGAGGGCCTCCGCGTCCACGTCGACGCCGACGACGCGGGCGGGGCCGCGGAGGGCGGCGCCGAGGGTGAGCATCCCCGTTCCGGTTCCGAGGTCCACCACCGTCTTCCCCTCGACGTCGCCGTTGAGGTCCGCGACGTGGACGACGTGGGCGGCGAGCGTCGGCGGCGTCGGGTACTGTTCGAGTTCGACCCGCGGGTTCTCGAAGCCGGCGACGACGGAGAGTTGCGTCTCCAGCGCTGCCTTCGTCGCCATCAGGTGGAGACGGCGCCGGACACCGAGAGCGCGACGCCTTCGCGGCGGGCGCGTTCGTCGAGGGCGCGGAGTGTCGAGCGGACGGCTTCCTCGTCGGCCGCCGCTTCGACGGTGAGGTCGAGGCGGGAGACGCCGAGGAGGGAGGCGGCGCGGACGTACGCGCGCAGGTTCTCCGCGACGGTCTGCGTCGCGTACGGGCAGTCCTCCTCGAAGGCGGCCTCGACGGTCAGCACCGCCGGGTGGTAGCCGTCGGCGGCGAGTCCGGCCTTCAGGTCGCGCAGGTACTCCGGAGCGGTCGAATCGAGGCTGGACGCCGACAGCGACACCGGCGTTACCTCGGGGACGGCGGCCGCGTCCACGTCTTGCACTACGGACGACTGCCGTGCGGGCGTCGTGCTCATGTCGTCGCTACATACCCAGTATTCATACAAAAGACTTTCTGAATGTCTGGTGGTAATATTATATCAGGATTATCGCCCGACAACGGCGGGTTATAGGGGTGGGAGAAACGGTCCCCGGGACTGAAGCCGCCTCGTTCGAGACGTTCGCACGGGGTCGCACGCTCCGCGCCCCCATTCCCCCACATTCATACTTCCACGCTCACCGCGCCGAGCGGTGCCGCCGGTTCGAGGTCGTCCGACGCCGTCAGTACCGGCGTTCGAGCACCACGACGCCGTCGCCGTCCCGCAGTCGTATCGTATCGCCGCCGTTGTTCCACACCGCCGACCCGCGCCCCCAGTACACCGTCTCCGCGTCGTCCGTCCCCGTTCCGGTTCTGAGCGTGAGTTCCGCGCCCGGTTCGAGTCTCGTCCCTCGGGGGAAGGTGTAGTCGTTCCCCGCGGCGTCCACGACGGACCACCCCGAGAGGTCGACCGCTTTGTCGCCCTCGTTCCGGAAGACGACGTACTCCCCGTTCGGGTTCTCGTTGTCGTTTCCGGGGGCGTCGGCGCGAACCTCGGCGACTTCTATCTCGGCGTCGGTCGCGCCTTCCGATCGGGTTTCGGAGGCGGTTGGAGTCGAGGCGTCGACGCACGACCAGAGGCCGCGGCGGGCCGTCCGGGCGTCGGCCTCGGCGGCGCGGTAACGTTCACGTTCGGTAAAGGTGCTCTCGTACAGTCGCGCGCGCCCCGATTCGACCAGCGCGTAGTTGAACGAGTCGCCGTCGACGTAGACGTACGCGAGGAGGCGGTCGTAGTAGCCGCGCCTGTCCGCCGTCTCGTCGAAGACGAGACGCACTCGTTCGCCCGAGAGACGCGCTTTCGCGTACGCCGAGGCGTCCTCGCCGGCGGCGTCGAGGCAGGCGACCCCTGCCTCGGTGTCGGGGACGCCCTCGTACTCGTCGGGGGTGTTCGACCCGTACACTTCCGGCGTATCGACGCCTAAGAGGCGGACCGTGTCCCGGGAGCCGTCGGCGTATCTGACTTTCACGGTGTCGCCGTCGACCACCTCCGTGACGGTGACGTAGACGCTCTCCCCGGCGGGAGTCGCCCCCTCGGACGTCGCTGGCGGCGTCTCCGCCGACGTCCCCGGCGCCGACGGCGCGACCCCGAGACACCCGGCGAGGACGAGGAGAACGGCGAGAGACGCGAAGATGCGCGGTCGCATGCGAACCCGTTAGGCCGACGTCGGGATAACGGAACCGGCGTCCGGCGCCGCCGACCCGGGCGGCGATTCGGCGTCGGGCGCGCCGCAAAACCGATAGATACTACTTGCTAGCCCGCATCAGTATATCGGCATCCTTATACGAAGATTTAAATACGTCGTGCACCACAAACCTTATAATGGAACGTCCGAGCCGCCAGCGTCAGCAGGAGCAGGAAGCGGAGAAGGGTTCCGACGAGCACATCGCGTGCCCGGAGTGTGAATCCACGGATATCATCACGGACGCCGACCAGGGGGAGTTGGTGTGCGACGACTGCGGCTTGGTTCTCGACGAGCGTCAGATCGACCGCGGCCCGGAATGGCGGGCGTTCAACCACTCCGAACGGCAGTCGAAATCCCGCGTCGGTGCGCCCATCACCGAGACGATGCACGACCGCGGCCTGACGACGACAATCGACTGGAAGGACAAGGACGCCTACGGCCGGTCGCTCTCCTCGGAGAAGCGCTCGCAGATGCACCGCCTCCGCAAGTGGCAGGAGCGCATCCGGACGAAGGACGCCGGCGAGCGGAACCTCCAGTTCGCGCTCTCGGAAATCGACCGCATGGCCTCGGCGCTCGGCGTGCCCCGTTCGGTACGGGAAGTGGCCTCGGTCATCTACCGCCGCGCACTGAACGAGGACCTGATTCGAGGACGCTCCATCGAGGGCGTCGCCACCTCCGCGCTCTACGCCGCCTGCCGGCAGGAGGGCATCCCACGCTCGCTCGACGAAGTCGCCGAAGTGTCGCGCGTTCCGCAGAAGGAGATCGGTCGGACGTACCGCTACATCTCTCAGGAACTCGGTCTCGAACTGAAGCCCGTCGACCCCAAGCAGTTCGTCCCGCGCTTCGCCTCCGCCCTCGGTCTGAGCGAGGAGGTACAGGCGAAGGCGACCGAGATAATCGACGTCTCCGCCGAGCAAGGTCTCCTGTCGGGCAAGTCGCCCACCGGGTTCGCCGCGGCGGCCATCTACGCCGCCTCGCTGCTCTGCAACGAGAAGAAGACCCAGCGAGAGGTCGCCGACGTGGCGCAGGTGACCGAGGTCACCATCCGAAACCGCTACCAAGAGCAGATTGAAGCGATGGGCTTCCGGTAGGTCGGCCGGACGAGAGCGGCACGGACCAGCGCGGACGTTCCGATTTTTCGCCGATACCGCGACGACGAGCGGTCGCTCCGTCGCGTCCGCGACTACCGCCGGACGAACACGACCGTCTCGCGGTCCCACAGTCCCAACCGATAGGTCGACCGCTCGTAGCCGCCGCCGAGGGCGTCACCGACGGGGCCGGCGAGTTCCGGTTCCGTGACGACGACGGGCGGGACCGACTCCCGTTCGGCGAGCGTCGTCGCGTTCTCCGTGCTCACTTCGTCGGCGCCGGCGCGTTCGAAGTACCACGGGAGGGGGAGGCGGTTGCCCCACGATTCGACGGTCGGCGGGAACTCGTTGCCGGGGTCCCACCCGGTGTAGTACTCCTCGCCGACGTACAACACCTCGGGGGTGGAGGAGTCGCCGTCGGCGACGGCCGTCGCGTTCTCGTACAATGGTTCGAGGTCGTCGCTCGGTTGGGCGAACTGCGCGAGGTCGTTCGAGCGGTCGGAGGGGCCGTAGACGCCCGCGGCGGTCACCGCGCCCGCCTGCGCGACGACGGCGAGGAGGAGGAGACAGACGGCGGCGACGCTGGCGGCGTCGCGTTCGCGTCCGTCACCGCCGGCGAGGGCGACGGTGCGCCGCAGGAGGGCGGCGCCGCCGACGGCGGCGAGGAGCGACGCCGGGAGGAGAAGGTGGACGGCGACCCACGGCGCCGACACCTCGGTCACGACGGGCAGGAGGGCGAACGCGGCGGCGCTCCAGTAGGCGAAGCCGTCGAGGAGGGGGCGCCGCGCCGCGCCGCCGTAGCGGTTCCAGAGGAAGACGGCGACGGCGGCGACGACTATCGGGAGGGCCGCGACGACGAGGGTGTGCACGAACGCCTCGACGTACGGGAACAGCGAGTGCGTCCAGTAGGGCCAGCGGTTGAGCACGCGGACGCCGAGAAACGACCAGAGCGCGCCGACGGTCGACTCGTACAGCACGAGGTGCCACGTCGTCGGCTTCCAGAGACCGACGTCGACGTGCGGACCGGCGCGCGGGGCGAAACAGAGTACGACCGTCCCGAGGAAGAGGAGGAACGCGCGCGCCGCGGCGCCGGTCCGACCGGCCACGCGCGAACGGAGTGCGGCGAGTTGCCGGCGCGTCGACGACCCCGCGTCGACGACGGCGCTCGGTTGGTCGAGAATGAGGACGCCGGCGGCCAGCCAACACAGGACGTAGGCGGCGGCGAACCCCGAAGAGGCGAATGCGAGGGCGAGGGCGACCGAACCCAGATAGGCGTCGCGTCGGCTCCGACGGTCGTACGCGCGCACGGCGAACCCGACGAACGCTAGCGCGAACAGCGCCAGCGGAACGTCGCCGCGGAGGAAGCGCGAGTAGTAGACGAACAGCGGGCTGAAGGCGAGGAGCGCGGCGAACAGAACGGTCTCGGCGTCGTCGAGTCGGTCGCGGAACAGGAGCGCACAGAGCGGGAGCGCCGCGCCGAGGAGGGCGACGGGCAGGCGCGCCGTCGCGTCCGTCGCGCCGACGAGGGCGAAGACGAGTCGGTCGAGGTGATAGAGGAGCGGACCGCCGGCGACGGGGCGGTACTCGAACGAACCCATCTCCAGATAGCGGAGCGACCAGTAGCCGACGCGCGCCTCGTCCCAGTGGAACGGGCGCGCGCCGAGGTCGACGAGGCGCGCGAGGAGGCCGAGTGCGGCGAGGACCGCGACGGCGGCGGCGACCCCGTCGAGTCGGACGCCGCGGCGACGACCCGCGGCGCCGTCCGGCGCGTCTCCGAGAGACATAGAGGAGACTCCCGCGGTCGCGCGTAGAAGCTTTTTGGTCCGGCTTTTCGGCCCGACCCGCGCCTCCGACCCGGCGGTCCGGTAGCCCGTCGGTTCGGAAAGCACAAGCACCGCGGCGGGGGACTGT
Protein-coding regions in this window:
- a CDS encoding flippase activity-associated protein Agl23: MSLGDAPDGAAGRRRGVRLDGVAAAVAVLAALGLLARLVDLGARPFHWDEARVGYWSLRYLEMGSFEYRPVAGGPLLYHLDRLVFALVGATDATARLPVALLGAALPLCALLFRDRLDDAETVLFAALLAFSPLFVYYSRFLRGDVPLALFALAFVGFAVRAYDRRSRRDAYLGSVALALAFASSGFAAAYVLCWLAAGVLILDQPSAVVDAGSSTRRQLAALRSRVAGRTGAAARAFLLFLGTVVLCFAPRAGPHVDVGLWKPTTWHLVLYESTVGALWSFLGVRVLNRWPYWTHSLFPYVEAFVHTLVVAALPIVVAAVAVFLWNRYGGAARRPLLDGFAYWSAAAFALLPVVTEVSAPWVAVHLLLPASLLAAVGGAALLRRTVALAGGDGRERDAASVAAVCLLLLAVVAQAGAVTAAGVYGPSDRSNDLAQFAQPSDDLEPLYENATAVADGDSSTPEVLYVGEEYYTGWDPGNEFPPTVESWGNRLPLPWYFERAGADEVSTENATTLAERESVPPVVVTEPELAGPVGDALGGGYERSTYRLGLWDRETVVFVRR